In the Xanthobacteraceae bacterium genome, GCGGCCGAGATCGGCCTTCACGGCATCGACGGATTTGGCTTCCTGCGCCAGCTCGAAAAGAGCCGTCGCATAACGACCGGCCATGCCGGAAATGATGGGTTGTTCAGCCGCCATCTGTGTCTGTTCTTGTATGCCCGCTCCAAGCGTCCGGTGCCACCGCAGGCGGCCCCGTAAACTATTGGAATCCAAGTGGGAATTCCGATTTTGCGGAACGCGCCGGAATGCCCCCGAAACCCCTGCAAAATCGGGCGTTTGCTACCATGCGGGCGCGCCGTTACGCAATGTTTTCCCCCGTCCGATTTGCCGCATGGGCGCAGGAAAAATCACCCATTTGGCCGCAGCCGATGCGACTTTCCGGTAGCGCCCCCGGAATGCAACGCTGACGATGGGAACTTGCGATGATTCCATACGATTCCAGCAGCCAAAGCCCGGGAACGGACAAGGACTTCCTGTTCAAACCCGCACTGATTTCCGTGCTCAAGCGGGGCTACGGCCTGACAAGCCTGCGGGCGGACATCATCGCGGGGCTGACGGTCGCCGTGGTCGCCCTGCCGCTCTCGATGGCGCTTGCCATCGCCTCCGGGGTGCCGCCGGAGCGGGGTCTCTACACCGCGATCATTGGGGGGTTCCTGATCTCGCTGCTCGGCGGCAGCCGCTTCCAGATCGGTGGCCCCGCGGGCGCCTTTATCGTCCTCGTCTCGGCGACCGTGGAGCGGCATGGCTATGACGGCCTCGTGCTCGCGACCGCGATGGCGGGCGCGATCATGCTGGCAATCGGCCTGCTGCGGCTCGGCAGCTACATCCGCCACATCCCCTTCACCGTGACGGTCGGCTTCACCGCCGGTATCGCGGTCATCATCTTTGCGAGCCAGTTGCGCGACCTGCTCGGATTGGAACTGACAAAGGAACCCGGACCGCTTGCCGCGAAGCTCGCCGCACTCTGGGGTGCGCTCGGCACCATCAAGCCTGCGGCGGTTGCAGTGGCGCTCGGATGCATCGCTGCGGTGTGGCTGATCCGGAAGGTTCGCCCGAACTGGCCCAGCTTCCTGATCGTAGTGATCGCAAGCGCGGCCATCACCGCGCTGTTTCATCTC is a window encoding:
- a CDS encoding sodium-independent anion transporter, yielding MIPYDSSSQSPGTDKDFLFKPALISVLKRGYGLTSLRADIIAGLTVAVVALPLSMALAIASGVPPERGLYTAIIGGFLISLLGGSRFQIGGPAGAFIVLVSATVERHGYDGLVLATAMAGAIMLAIGLLRLGSYIRHIPFTVTVGFTAGIAVIIFASQLRDLLGLELTKEPGPLAAKLAALWGALGTIKPAAVAVALGCIAAVWLIRKVRPNWPSFLIVVIASAAITALFHLDIATIGSRFGAVPNSLPAPALPVFGWEKVKAVLPDAIAIALLGSIESLLSAVVADRMSGQKHRPNGELVAQGFANIASVCFGGIPVTGTIARTATNVRAGARSPVSGMLHSLYLLLFMLIAAPLAVYIPLAALAAVLAVVAWNMAERHEFWSLLKNNWADALVLLVTFLLTAFEDLVVAIGVGTALVFLLRAIQMKRKT